A single genomic interval of Noviherbaspirillum saxi harbors:
- a CDS encoding dihydrodipicolinate synthase family protein, which translates to MAKYQRKDARSWAKDYLVGCSSVTIPSYSADLKRLNERGIRHDVQRVVDLGFKYTLLCTEVAITPEENARFTALARDTAGERMGLFFHAGFGTLQENIEAVKLAEKAGADVVLLSYPSNFWPTTEQEIYDYTKAFCDATELAVMLFPIPLWGFERVHPAGMSNELVRRLLDDCPNIVAIKAEQGFPHIGGLIESYHLFREEVIISCPIESDIIPLMSLMKVQFSGTSYTQWMGDYFPKAFDLARNGKWEEAMKLYWQVQPARQAVGVATGSYMPGANFINRTHWKYMDWLAGFNGGPLRAPSQRIPDRWMKTLRQGLVASKLEVTSDADSEFLVGRFPC; encoded by the coding sequence ATGGCCAAATATCAACGCAAGGATGCCCGTTCCTGGGCAAAGGACTACCTGGTCGGTTGCTCGTCGGTGACCATTCCCAGCTATAGCGCCGACCTGAAACGGCTCAACGAGCGCGGCATCCGCCACGATGTCCAGCGCGTCGTCGACCTCGGGTTCAAGTACACGCTACTGTGCACCGAAGTGGCGATCACTCCGGAAGAAAACGCTCGGTTCACGGCCTTGGCCCGCGACACTGCGGGTGAGCGCATGGGCTTGTTCTTCCACGCCGGCTTCGGCACGCTGCAGGAAAACATCGAAGCCGTGAAGCTGGCCGAAAAGGCGGGTGCCGACGTCGTGTTGCTGTCCTACCCGTCGAACTTCTGGCCGACCACCGAGCAGGAAATCTACGACTACACCAAGGCGTTCTGTGACGCCACCGAGCTGGCCGTGATGCTGTTCCCGATACCTCTGTGGGGTTTCGAGCGTGTCCACCCGGCCGGCATGTCCAACGAACTGGTCCGCCGCCTGCTCGACGACTGCCCGAACATTGTCGCGATCAAGGCCGAGCAAGGTTTCCCCCATATCGGCGGCCTGATCGAGTCCTACCATCTGTTCCGTGAAGAAGTGATCATCAGCTGCCCCATCGAGAGCGACATCATTCCGCTGATGAGCCTGATGAAGGTGCAGTTCTCCGGCACCAGCTACACCCAGTGGATGGGTGACTATTTCCCGAAGGCTTTCGATCTGGCCCGCAACGGCAAGTGGGAAGAAGCAATGAAGCTGTACTGGCAGGTTCAACCCGCACGTCAAGCAGTTGGAGTCGCCACCGGATCCTATATGCCTGGCGCCAATTTCATCAACCGCACGCACTGGAAATACATGGACTGGCTCGCCGGCTTCAACGGCGGCCCGCTGCGCGCGCCCTCTCAGCGTATCCCCGATCGCTGGATGAAGACACTGCGCCAGGGCCTCGTAGCCTCGAAGCTGGAAGTCACGTCGGACGCCGATAGCGAATTCCTGGTCGGTCGATTCCCTTGCTGA
- a CDS encoding DUF1302 domain-containing protein, with product MTKCVNRTGIRTVPRAIAMAALMTTLPVTHAVELSGPDDDVSVTWNNTIRYGMAFRVKGQSPALTANPNADDGDRNFDKGLISNRVELLTEFDVKSNRGFGARVSAQGWYDSVYNSSNDNPGFAGGAVPNNTSVAPNEFNPTTRRLHGRDLQLRDAFAFFNSDVDGRPVTLRLGQHALVWGESLFFAGNGIAGAQNRFDIARLQADPTAQAKEFVLPVPQLSGQVQVTPEVTIGAYYQPRWEPNRFPAVGSYFSVGDLFGPGAENMWTGPFSSAPRLADMKAKNSGQGGVQLRWRADETDYGVYLMQFHDKTPQIVTQVGPRGPTGFYHAYHENTKLLGASASRTFGDANVALEASVRRNQALASSGGTVDVTPLLRALPFPVPIPTVDNADNPAYAVGNTAHVNLSTIWSLPPNGLFRESTLVGEIAWNRMLSCKKHCVPGAPGVPAALDPNGKRDAIGMRMVFTPTYRQVLPGMDLSIPVGLSYAPKGSRSLALGPGVLPPNNGGDFTLGMSVVYDATWYFDAAYTHFYGKADTLLSSDPTRATAPPFTYGQSLRDRNFLTLTLRRTF from the coding sequence ATGACCAAATGCGTTAATCGCACGGGTATCCGTACGGTTCCGCGCGCCATTGCAATGGCGGCGCTGATGACAACCCTGCCCGTAACACACGCGGTGGAGTTGTCCGGGCCGGATGATGATGTTTCTGTGACGTGGAACAACACCATCCGTTACGGAATGGCCTTTCGCGTCAAGGGCCAATCGCCCGCCCTGACCGCCAATCCGAATGCCGACGACGGCGACCGCAATTTCGACAAGGGCCTGATTTCCAATCGCGTGGAATTGCTTACCGAGTTCGACGTCAAGTCCAACCGTGGCTTCGGTGCACGCGTCAGCGCACAGGGCTGGTACGACTCGGTCTACAACAGCAGCAACGACAATCCCGGCTTTGCCGGCGGCGCGGTACCGAACAATACATCGGTGGCGCCGAATGAATTCAACCCCACCACGCGCCGTCTCCATGGCCGTGATCTTCAGCTGCGCGATGCCTTCGCGTTCTTCAATTCGGACGTGGACGGCAGGCCGGTCACGCTGCGTCTTGGTCAGCATGCGCTGGTCTGGGGTGAATCCTTATTCTTCGCGGGCAACGGCATCGCCGGGGCGCAAAACCGCTTTGACATTGCGCGTCTCCAGGCAGACCCGACGGCGCAGGCAAAGGAATTCGTATTGCCGGTGCCCCAGCTTTCCGGACAGGTTCAGGTCACGCCGGAAGTGACCATTGGCGCTTATTACCAGCCGAGATGGGAGCCGAATCGCTTCCCGGCAGTGGGCAGCTATTTCTCCGTTGGCGACCTGTTTGGCCCGGGTGCCGAAAACATGTGGACCGGGCCGTTTTCTTCAGCGCCCCGCCTGGCCGACATGAAGGCCAAGAACTCGGGGCAGGGCGGGGTTCAGTTGCGCTGGCGCGCCGACGAAACCGACTACGGCGTGTACCTGATGCAGTTCCACGACAAGACACCGCAGATCGTTACTCAGGTCGGGCCAAGAGGTCCCACCGGCTTCTATCACGCCTATCACGAAAACACCAAGCTGTTGGGTGCAAGTGCGAGCCGTACCTTTGGCGATGCCAACGTTGCGCTCGAAGCGTCGGTCCGCCGCAATCAGGCGCTGGCTTCGTCCGGCGGCACGGTCGATGTGACACCGCTGTTGCGGGCATTGCCGTTCCCGGTACCGATTCCGACCGTGGACAACGCGGACAACCCTGCGTATGCCGTCGGTAATACGGCGCATGTGAACCTGTCGACCATCTGGTCGCTGCCGCCGAATGGGCTGTTCCGCGAATCAACCCTGGTTGGCGAAATCGCCTGGAATCGCATGCTGAGCTGCAAGAAACACTGCGTACCCGGCGCACCGGGCGTACCTGCGGCGCTGGATCCGAACGGCAAGCGCGATGCCATCGGCATGCGTATGGTGTTTACCCCGACCTACCGCCAGGTATTGCCTGGCATGGATCTGTCCATTCCGGTCGGCTTGAGCTATGCCCCGAAGGGTTCACGTTCGCTGGCGCTCGGCCCGGGCGTGCTGCCTCCTAACAATGGTGGCGACTTCACGCTTGGAATGAGCGTGGTGTACGACGCGACCTGGTATTTCGATGCGGCCTACACCCATTTTTACGGAAAGGCCGACACCCTCCTGAGTTCCGATCCGACCAGAGCCACGGCGCCGCCCTTTACCTACGGCCAGAGCCTGAGGGATCGCAACTTCCTGACCCTGACGCTGCGGCGGACCTTCTGA
- a CDS encoding NAD-dependent succinate-semialdehyde dehydrogenase, with protein MSKHLLQDQGLWREGALINGEWVTETAHGTYDVRNPANGELLARLPRCQKEETVRAIESADAAFRKWRHTTAKQRAEIINRWYQLMVQHKEDLAKIITLEEGKPLSEARGEMDYASSFVQWFAEEAKRVRGDVIPAPKVTQHIVALKQPVGVCAAITPWNFPAAMITRKAAPALAAGCSIVVKPASQTPMTAFALGELAIRAGIPAGVFNVLSGNDTRIIGGLLTSHQLVRKVTFTGSTEVGRVLLRQSAETIKKCSMELGGNAPCIVFDDANLDLAVEGVLAAKYRNTGQSCIAANRVLVQDNIYDALAERLAERTRAFKVGNGLEEGVQIGPMIDEAAVAKVEEHLANAIAGGAKILAGGRRHALGGAFFEPTVVAGVSRDMTIAREETFGPVMPLIRFKTDAEAIEMANDTEFGLASYLYSENASRIWRTAEALESGMVGINTGLISTEVAPFGGVKQSGLGREGSHYGIDEFLEIKYMCWDGLRPAGAL; from the coding sequence ATGAGTAAGCATTTGCTGCAAGACCAAGGGCTTTGGCGTGAAGGTGCGCTGATCAACGGCGAATGGGTGACCGAGACTGCGCACGGCACCTATGATGTGCGCAATCCAGCCAACGGTGAACTGCTGGCCAGGCTGCCGCGTTGCCAGAAAGAAGAAACCGTCAGGGCGATCGAGAGCGCTGATGCCGCCTTCCGCAAGTGGCGCCACACCACGGCAAAGCAACGTGCCGAGATCATCAACCGCTGGTACCAACTCATGGTGCAGCACAAGGAAGACCTTGCGAAGATTATCACGCTGGAAGAGGGCAAGCCGCTGTCCGAAGCACGTGGTGAGATGGACTACGCCTCTTCCTTCGTGCAATGGTTTGCCGAAGAAGCCAAGCGTGTGCGCGGAGACGTTATCCCGGCACCCAAGGTCACACAACACATCGTGGCGCTCAAGCAGCCCGTGGGCGTGTGCGCGGCCATCACGCCCTGGAATTTCCCCGCGGCCATGATCACGCGCAAGGCGGCCCCCGCGCTGGCCGCGGGTTGCTCCATCGTGGTCAAGCCTGCAAGCCAGACACCCATGACCGCTTTTGCCCTGGGCGAGTTGGCGATTCGCGCCGGTATTCCGGCCGGCGTGTTCAACGTCCTCAGCGGTAATGACACGCGGATCATCGGAGGCTTGTTGACCTCGCATCAATTGGTACGCAAAGTCACTTTCACCGGCTCCACCGAAGTGGGTCGTGTGCTGCTGCGCCAATCGGCTGAAACCATCAAAAAATGCTCGATGGAGTTGGGTGGAAATGCGCCGTGCATCGTGTTCGACGATGCCAACCTCGACCTCGCCGTCGAAGGTGTGTTGGCGGCCAAGTACCGCAACACAGGTCAGTCCTGCATCGCCGCCAACCGCGTGCTGGTGCAAGACAATATCTACGATGCCCTGGCGGAGCGCCTGGCCGAACGTACCCGTGCCTTCAAGGTGGGCAATGGGTTGGAAGAGGGCGTGCAGATTGGCCCGATGATCGATGAGGCAGCGGTGGCCAAAGTGGAGGAACACCTGGCAAACGCAATAGCAGGCGGCGCCAAAATCCTCGCCGGTGGTCGTCGGCACGCCTTGGGAGGAGCCTTCTTCGAGCCGACGGTGGTGGCTGGCGTGTCCCGCGACATGACGATCGCACGCGAGGAAACTTTCGGCCCGGTCATGCCGCTGATCCGCTTCAAGACCGATGCCGAAGCGATCGAGATGGCCAACGACACCGAGTTCGGCCTCGCATCCTACCTGTACAGCGAGAACGCGTCGCGTATCTGGCGCACTGCCGAGGCGCTGGAGTCTGGCATGGTCGGCATTAACACCGGGCTGATCTCGACGGAAGTGGCGCCGTTCGGCGGCGTCAAGCAGAGCGGCCTGGGCCGGGAAGGATCCCATTACGGCATCGATGAATTCCTCGAAATTAAGTACATGTGCTGGGACGGGTTGCGTCCGGCAGGAGCGCTCTGA
- a CDS encoding ornithine cyclodeaminase family protein, with protein sequence MSDNPETSTKQISPVFVTDDAVTAVADWRAAVAVLRDAYSRPMAPEMVPPRTMARGQGFWLRGLCAISPSGEYMGCKLIAASPKIHRASYLISLFDQRTMDLAALVDGNRVTGIRTAATSAVAVDLLAPQRPLRIAIIGSGFEAKGLLEAVLSIREVAEARVFSPTPASRTRFADSFRQQAGLNITAADSAEQAVRNADVVLCAARSRDETPVMRGEWLSQGATVVSIGSTLPEQREVDETTLGRAHRIVADMPEEVAHDTGDALAAKAAGIDVEGKMVSLADVASGRVQGRTFDSEIVIYKSVGSALQDVVIAEMLLKRASQERLTTAMPATVLTIDK encoded by the coding sequence ATGAGTGACAACCCAGAGACATCAACAAAGCAAATCTCCCCCGTATTCGTCACGGATGACGCGGTGACGGCTGTGGCCGACTGGCGTGCGGCCGTCGCCGTGCTCCGTGACGCATATTCCAGACCGATGGCGCCCGAGATGGTGCCTCCACGCACGATGGCCCGGGGACAGGGCTTTTGGCTGCGCGGCCTCTGTGCAATCTCGCCATCCGGCGAGTACATGGGCTGCAAGCTGATTGCCGCGTCGCCCAAGATTCATCGCGCAAGTTACCTGATTTCCCTGTTCGACCAGCGGACCATGGATCTGGCTGCTCTGGTGGACGGAAACCGTGTCACTGGAATCCGTACCGCTGCCACATCGGCCGTGGCAGTTGACTTGCTGGCGCCCCAGCGTCCCCTGCGGATCGCGATCATCGGTTCTGGCTTTGAAGCCAAAGGCTTGCTGGAAGCCGTCCTGTCGATCCGCGAGGTGGCGGAGGCTCGGGTCTTTAGCCCGACCCCGGCCAGCCGGACCCGGTTCGCCGATAGTTTCCGGCAACAGGCCGGGCTCAACATCACGGCAGCCGATTCGGCGGAACAGGCAGTTCGCAATGCCGACGTAGTGTTATGCGCGGCACGCAGCCGGGATGAAACCCCGGTGATGCGCGGCGAATGGCTGAGCCAGGGCGCGACGGTGGTGTCGATTGGCTCCACGCTGCCGGAACAGCGTGAAGTCGACGAGACGACTCTCGGCCGCGCGCACCGGATCGTCGCCGACATGCCCGAGGAAGTTGCGCATGACACGGGCGATGCGCTGGCAGCCAAGGCCGCCGGCATCGATGTGGAGGGCAAGATGGTCTCGCTCGCCGATGTCGCAAGCGGTCGTGTACAGGGACGCACGTTCGACTCGGAGATCGTGATTTACAAATCCGTCGGCTCTGCCCTGCAGGACGTGGTGATCGCGGAGATGTTGCTCAAGCGGGCTAGTCAGGAACGCCTGACGACGGCCATGCCGGCAACTGTTCTGACGATCGACAAGTGA
- a CDS encoding DNA/RNA non-specific endonuclease, protein MTADLTRQATLKDMIRIGPDPFEDLERAGREPTTSADEFHGRSGYEPEFLSGWQILLPQPSDDVRELRRGGPGIELKYQNFSVIMSASRRLPIITAANIDGSQSRRVPRISTWSFDGRLDKEDQWGDALYDGNALDRGHMVRREDPIWGSRAEANTANADTFHFTNSCPQMAGVNQKVWLGLEDYVLQHARVDRMRVSVFTGPFFGKNDLAYRSALVPKAFWKVVAIVTEDGRPSATAYKVDQVKELEELEFVYSAYKTFQISINQVMKATKIDFSGLVPFDGFSQHENATGTDLIERLDSLESVRV, encoded by the coding sequence ATGACCGCTGATCTGACCCGCCAGGCGACGCTCAAAGACATGATCCGGATCGGTCCGGATCCATTCGAAGACCTGGAGAGGGCTGGCAGGGAACCGACGACTTCCGCCGACGAATTCCATGGCCGATCCGGTTATGAACCCGAGTTCCTGAGCGGCTGGCAGATACTGCTGCCGCAGCCATCGGATGACGTACGTGAGCTGCGTCGTGGCGGACCCGGCATCGAGCTTAAGTACCAGAACTTTTCTGTGATCATGTCTGCATCGCGTCGCCTGCCGATCATCACTGCGGCGAACATTGACGGCTCGCAGTCGCGGCGCGTGCCACGCATCAGCACCTGGAGCTTCGATGGCCGCCTTGACAAGGAAGACCAGTGGGGCGACGCGCTCTACGACGGTAACGCTCTCGATCGCGGCCACATGGTCAGGCGTGAAGACCCGATATGGGGCAGCCGCGCAGAAGCAAATACCGCCAATGCGGATACGTTCCACTTCACGAATAGCTGCCCCCAGATGGCCGGCGTCAATCAAAAGGTCTGGCTCGGCCTCGAAGATTATGTGTTGCAGCATGCCAGGGTCGACCGGATGAGGGTGTCTGTATTTACCGGCCCCTTCTTTGGAAAGAATGACCTGGCGTATCGCAGTGCCCTGGTCCCCAAGGCATTCTGGAAAGTCGTCGCGATCGTCACCGAGGATGGCAGACCGTCGGCGACCGCATACAAAGTCGATCAGGTAAAGGAACTGGAAGAGCTCGAATTCGTCTACTCGGCGTACAAGACCTTCCAGATCAGTATCAATCAGGTGATGAAGGCAACAAAGATAGACTTCAGCGGGTTGGTGCCGTTTGATGGATTCTCGCAACATGAAAATGCCACGGGAACCGACCTGATCGAACGGCTCGATTCGCTCGAGAGCGTTCGGGTATAG
- a CDS encoding FAD-dependent oxidoreductase — MDTLIRNALIVGGGFSGMSAAIELRKRGVAVDLVEISEDWGSYGAGISIGGATLRAFRTLGILDRFLGEGYACDGVDIFSTEGRLLTHLPTPRIAGDDVPGNGAVMRPVLAKILADASCAAGTLIRLGCTVAALRQDSEGVDVDFTDGSSSRYDLVIGADGLYSAMREKLMPDAPKPHYSGQGVWRAVLPRRENVVRTMLWVGERVKVGLNPVSEREMYLFVNEDRPVNEFVPPERFLPLLRQLLAPFSAPTVRTASEQLNEQSLVVFRPLEGLLVPQPWYRGRVVLIGDTVHATTPHLASGACIGIEDAIVLADELSRASELDAALQRFQHRRWERCRMVVQNSARLGEIEISGGDKAEHTRIMRESFLALAQPV, encoded by the coding sequence TTGGACACACTAATTCGCAACGCACTGATCGTAGGCGGTGGTTTTTCTGGCATGTCGGCGGCAATCGAACTGCGCAAGCGCGGCGTTGCCGTCGATCTTGTCGAGATCTCGGAGGATTGGGGCAGTTACGGCGCCGGCATCAGTATCGGGGGCGCCACGTTGCGCGCCTTTCGCACGCTTGGCATTCTCGATCGCTTCCTGGGCGAGGGATATGCCTGTGACGGCGTCGACATATTTTCGACTGAAGGCAGGCTCTTGACTCACCTACCGACACCGCGCATCGCCGGCGACGACGTGCCCGGTAACGGCGCGGTCATGCGGCCGGTACTGGCGAAGATTCTTGCTGATGCAAGCTGCGCGGCCGGCACCCTCATTCGTCTCGGCTGTACGGTGGCGGCATTGAGACAAGACTCCGAAGGCGTCGATGTGGATTTCACCGATGGCAGTTCCAGCCGCTACGATCTGGTGATTGGTGCTGATGGACTGTATTCGGCCATGCGCGAGAAGCTCATGCCGGATGCGCCGAAGCCGCACTACAGTGGGCAGGGTGTATGGCGGGCCGTTTTGCCCCGTCGTGAGAACGTCGTGCGTACGATGCTTTGGGTTGGCGAGAGGGTGAAAGTTGGCCTGAATCCGGTATCGGAGCGTGAGATGTACTTGTTCGTCAACGAGGATCGCCCGGTGAACGAATTTGTGCCGCCGGAGCGCTTCCTGCCTCTGCTACGGCAGTTGCTCGCGCCCTTCTCCGCGCCGACCGTTCGAACGGCGAGTGAACAGCTGAATGAGCAATCACTGGTCGTCTTCCGGCCGCTGGAAGGCTTACTTGTGCCGCAGCCCTGGTACCGTGGACGTGTCGTGCTGATCGGTGACACCGTGCATGCAACCACGCCGCATCTCGCTTCCGGAGCCTGCATTGGCATCGAGGACGCGATCGTATTAGCCGACGAGCTGTCACGCGCATCTGAGCTGGACGCTGCGCTGCAGCGCTTTCAACATCGACGATGGGAACGGTGCAGGATGGTTGTGCAAAACTCCGCACGACTGGGGGAAATCGAAATCAGCGGAGGCGACAAGGCAGAACACACACGCATCATGCGCGAGTCGTTTCTGGCGCTCGCCCAGCCTGTTTAA
- a CDS encoding SDR family oxidoreductase, with translation MQLLNGDVVLVTGGGSGLGLGVARHCRAEGAEIVILDVSTEKVRQLKEELGPEVLVMQGDVTKVDDLQACRAAILERHGKLNALIGAQGIFDGNVPLLQTPVDRMDGLFDEIFHVNVKGYLLSARIFFDLLQANNGAMVLTTSTAAYAADGGGVVYTATKGAVRSLVNQLAFEFAPDVRVNGVAPAGIANSQLRGPRSLGLDEQKQSDIPKDAFLSMFRSLSLLQDLPTPEDHGPIYAFLASRYNKIMTGQTVVADQGLLNRPVLHSRG, from the coding sequence ATGCAATTACTGAATGGCGATGTTGTTCTCGTGACCGGCGGCGGTTCGGGACTGGGGCTGGGTGTTGCAAGGCACTGCCGGGCTGAAGGCGCCGAAATTGTCATTCTCGATGTTTCCACGGAAAAGGTACGGCAACTTAAAGAAGAACTCGGTCCCGAAGTGCTCGTCATGCAGGGCGATGTGACCAAGGTGGACGATTTGCAGGCATGTCGCGCGGCCATTCTCGAGCGCCACGGCAAGCTCAATGCGTTGATTGGCGCACAGGGCATTTTCGATGGGAATGTCCCTCTCTTGCAGACACCCGTGGACCGCATGGACGGACTGTTCGATGAGATTTTCCATGTCAACGTCAAGGGCTATTTACTGTCCGCACGTATCTTCTTCGACCTGCTTCAAGCGAACAACGGCGCGATGGTGCTGACGACCTCGACGGCTGCCTATGCGGCCGACGGAGGCGGAGTCGTCTATACCGCAACGAAAGGCGCGGTGCGCAGTCTGGTGAACCAGCTGGCCTTCGAGTTCGCCCCCGACGTGCGCGTGAACGGTGTGGCTCCGGCCGGTATCGCCAACAGCCAGCTCAGGGGCCCACGCTCCCTTGGTCTCGATGAGCAGAAGCAGTCCGACATCCCGAAGGATGCCTTCCTGTCGATGTTCAGGTCGCTGAGTCTGCTGCAGGACTTGCCTACGCCCGAAGACCATGGACCGATCTACGCGTTCCTCGCGTCGCGCTACAACAAGATCATGACCGGTCAGACCGTCGTGGCCGATCAGGGACTCCTGAATCGGCCTGTCTTGCATAGCCGGGGCTGA
- a CDS encoding WD40/YVTN/BNR-like repeat-containing protein, protein MAIKSFQAKRRALLGLVMMCGALDASALGAVGEALVRPALNARRPDQAVLLGAAKAGTRLVAVGERGLVLLSDDQGKSWRQAPTPVSVTLTAVRFHDAAHGVAVGHGGVVLTSSDGGQRWTPRLDGRKAAALVLDAARASRQESAIEDAERLVADGPDKPFFDVLMLDTKHLMAVGAYGLALESRDGGETWRAWMNRLDNPKGLHYYAMRRHGDTFLIAGEQGMVQLSTDAGRSFRRIETPYKGSFFTAELLNGQELFVAGLRGNVWRSRDGGQNWVKLPAPVAASITASALLPGGKLVLCNQAGMLLAPDGDRLQAIKAAPLPSLNGLLVLDDHSMLALSAQGAVIMDSITVKQASN, encoded by the coding sequence ATGGCCATCAAGTCATTTCAAGCAAAGCGCCGGGCCCTGCTGGGCCTGGTCATGATGTGCGGTGCGCTGGACGCCAGCGCACTGGGCGCGGTGGGCGAAGCGCTTGTCCGCCCGGCACTGAATGCACGCCGGCCTGATCAAGCCGTTCTGCTGGGTGCTGCAAAAGCCGGCACCCGGCTGGTAGCGGTAGGCGAACGGGGACTGGTTCTGTTGTCCGATGACCAGGGCAAATCCTGGCGTCAGGCGCCGACCCCGGTCAGCGTGACGCTGACTGCGGTCCGCTTCCATGATGCGGCCCACGGCGTGGCGGTCGGCCATGGCGGCGTCGTTCTGACATCGAGCGACGGCGGACAGCGTTGGACGCCACGCCTTGATGGACGCAAGGCGGCCGCGCTCGTGCTCGATGCAGCACGCGCCTCGCGTCAAGAGTCGGCCATCGAGGACGCCGAAAGGCTGGTTGCGGATGGACCGGACAAACCCTTCTTCGACGTCCTGATGCTTGATACCAAGCACTTGATGGCGGTGGGCGCCTACGGCCTTGCGCTGGAATCGCGTGATGGCGGCGAGACCTGGCGTGCCTGGATGAACCGTCTCGACAATCCGAAGGGCTTGCACTACTACGCAATGCGCCGGCATGGCGATACCTTCCTTATCGCCGGCGAGCAGGGGATGGTGCAGCTGTCCACTGACGCAGGGCGCTCATTCAGGCGGATCGAGACGCCGTACAAGGGCAGCTTCTTCACCGCGGAACTGCTGAACGGGCAGGAACTGTTCGTGGCCGGCCTGCGCGGCAATGTCTGGCGCAGTCGCGACGGCGGGCAGAATTGGGTGAAGCTGCCCGCCCCGGTGGCCGCATCGATCACTGCGTCGGCGCTGCTGCCCGGCGGCAAACTGGTCCTGTGCAATCAGGCCGGCATGCTGCTTGCGCCGGACGGCGACCGGCTCCAGGCGATCAAAGCCGCGCCGCTACCGTCCTTGAACGGTCTGCTTGTGCTCGATGACCACAGCATGCTCGCGCTCAGCGCCCAAGGGGCAGTCATTATGGATTCCATTACTGTAAAGCAGGCGTCAAATTGA
- a CDS encoding DUF1329 domain-containing protein: MKRSKLIPGLLVVGALLTSMHALAETSPAEAAKLKSELTPFGAEKAGNKDGTIPAWNGGFTTPIAGDRPGGRRGDPFKDEKPLFSITSKNADQYADKLTDGVKAMLKKYPDSYRVDVYKTHRTAAAPQWVYDNTFKNATRAKIVDGVPRGTYGGIPFPVPKNGEEVMWNHILRWGGESVKYLGNWYVLSSDGRSILVSDTVNDQQFPYYYKDGTQEQFEKGDGNYWLVRITSIGPAIRKGEALLAHENVEPNKLSTWVYMTGQRRVRKLPNACCDAPTPAASGVMTFDEIDTWTGRLDRFDWKVIGKKEMIIPYNGNRFLQPKTDEEVLSKHHYNPDHMRWELHRVWVVEANLKAGQRHQAPKSRYYCDEDTWICVLADRWDANGQLWKTLWTQVIVAPDLPGLLLGSFGFNDLLAGTGFAGVIMNSKSSHVAVQTRRPDSHFTPDALAGESLR, encoded by the coding sequence ATGAAGCGAAGCAAACTGATACCTGGCCTGCTCGTAGTGGGCGCGCTGCTGACCTCGATGCATGCGCTGGCCGAGACCAGCCCGGCCGAAGCGGCCAAGCTGAAAAGCGAACTGACCCCGTTCGGCGCCGAAAAGGCCGGCAACAAGGACGGCACCATACCCGCATGGAATGGCGGCTTCACCACCCCGATCGCGGGCGATCGTCCCGGCGGTCGCCGCGGCGATCCGTTCAAGGATGAGAAGCCGCTGTTCAGCATCACGTCCAAGAATGCGGACCAGTATGCGGACAAGCTGACCGACGGCGTCAAGGCCATGTTGAAGAAGTACCCGGACAGCTACCGCGTCGACGTGTACAAGACCCACCGCACCGCGGCGGCGCCGCAGTGGGTGTATGACAACACCTTCAAGAACGCCACCCGCGCCAAGATCGTCGACGGCGTTCCGCGCGGCACCTACGGCGGCATTCCGTTCCCGGTTCCGAAGAACGGCGAGGAAGTGATGTGGAATCACATCCTGCGCTGGGGCGGCGAGTCCGTGAAGTATCTGGGCAACTGGTACGTGCTGTCGTCGGATGGCCGTTCGATCCTGGTCTCCGATACGGTCAACGATCAGCAGTTCCCGTACTACTACAAGGATGGCACGCAGGAGCAGTTCGAGAAGGGTGACGGCAATTACTGGCTGGTGCGCATCACCAGCATCGGCCCGGCGATCCGCAAGGGTGAAGCGCTCCTGGCCCACGAGAACGTAGAGCCGAACAAGCTGTCGACCTGGGTCTACATGACCGGCCAGCGCCGTGTGCGCAAGCTGCCCAATGCCTGCTGCGATGCGCCGACACCGGCGGCGTCAGGCGTGATGACTTTCGACGAGATCGATACCTGGACCGGCCGCCTGGACCGCTTCGACTGGAAGGTGATCGGCAAGAAGGAAATGATCATTCCGTATAACGGCAACCGTTTCCTGCAGCCGAAGACCGACGAGGAAGTGCTCTCCAAGCATCACTACAATCCGGATCACATGCGCTGGGAATTGCACCGCGTCTGGGTGGTGGAAGCCAACCTGAAAGCAGGCCAGCGCCATCAGGCTCCGAAGAGCCGCTACTACTGCGATGAAGATACCTGGATCTGCGTGCTGGCGGACCGCTGGGATGCCAATGGCCAGCTCTGGAAGACCTTGTGGACGCAGGTCATTGTCGCCCCCGACCTGCCGGGACTGCTGCTCGGCTCGTTCGGCTTTAACGACCTGCTGGCAGGTACAGGCTTTGCAGGCGTGATCATGAACAGCAAGTCGAGCCACGTTGCGGTCCAGACGCGTCGTCCGGACAGCCATTTCACGCCGGATGCACTGGCCGGCGAAAGCCTTCGTTGA